From one Nocardioides sp. Kera G14 genomic stretch:
- a CDS encoding fumarylacetoacetate hydrolase family protein produces MRIARFTHAGADPQYGVITGELDQFGQPEDDAAVVVLAGDPLYVGIVPTEQTVPFKDIKLLAPVIPRSKVVAIGKNYADHVAEMKDVTGGGVPAEPLFFLKPNTSVVGPGDPIVYPTQSERVDFEGEIALVISRICKDVPAEKAADVIFGFTLANDVSARDLQTKDGQWSRAKGFDSFCPLGPWIDTELGLGAMKSGIDLKTYLEGDLKQDGNTQDLIFDIPRIIEHVTAAMTLLPGDVILTGTPAGVGPMQPGEEVEVTSTYLGALTNPVIKKA; encoded by the coding sequence GTGCGCATCGCCAGATTCACCCATGCCGGAGCCGACCCTCAGTACGGGGTGATCACGGGCGAGCTCGACCAGTTCGGGCAGCCCGAGGACGACGCCGCCGTCGTCGTGCTGGCGGGTGACCCGTTGTATGTCGGCATCGTCCCGACCGAGCAGACGGTGCCGTTCAAGGACATCAAGCTGCTCGCGCCGGTCATCCCGCGCAGCAAGGTCGTCGCGATCGGTAAGAACTACGCCGACCACGTCGCGGAGATGAAGGACGTGACTGGCGGAGGCGTGCCGGCCGAGCCGCTCTTCTTCCTCAAGCCGAACACGTCGGTCGTCGGCCCCGGCGACCCGATCGTCTACCCGACGCAGTCCGAGCGGGTGGACTTCGAAGGTGAGATCGCGCTGGTGATCAGTCGGATCTGCAAGGACGTCCCGGCGGAGAAGGCGGCGGACGTCATCTTCGGCTTCACCCTCGCCAACGACGTCAGCGCGCGCGACCTGCAGACCAAGGACGGCCAGTGGAGCAGGGCCAAGGGCTTCGACAGCTTCTGCCCGCTCGGCCCGTGGATCGACACCGAGCTCGGTCTGGGCGCGATGAAGTCCGGCATCGACCTCAAGACGTACCTCGAGGGCGATCTCAAGCAGGACGGCAACACCCAGGACCTGATCTTCGACATCCCGCGGATCATCGAGCACGTCACCGCTGCCATGACCCTGCTGCCGGGCGACGTCATCCTCACCGGAACGCCTGCCGGCGTCGGCCCGATGCAGCCCGGCGAGGAGGTCGAGGTCACCTCGACGTACCTCGGCGCCCTCACCAACCCCGTCATCAAGAAGGCCTGA
- a CDS encoding 3-methyladenine DNA glycosylase — MDFAALHRERLRPYVDPHLARRTAGLKHPVHDFMFEYYRYRPIQLLRWSAGSAALPAEKVPLVTALHRLLRATAAREGNFGCFGMHEWAMVHRSDTHGTRHPVHLRLGQAATDVVVESHRLQCSHFDAYRFFTPSAAPLNTLSPASGDREEFEQPACLHGNMDLYKHAFRLAGLIPSSLIADAFELAWDIRILDMRAAPYDMGGWTLDPYGIEWTPVRVETADGKAEYADAQRTFADRAAPIRAALIAECERLLGVRPSA, encoded by the coding sequence ATGGATTTCGCGGCTCTGCATCGAGAGAGGTTGAGGCCGTACGTCGACCCGCACCTCGCCCGGCGTACGGCAGGGCTCAAGCACCCGGTCCATGACTTCATGTTCGAGTACTACCGATATCGGCCGATCCAACTGCTGCGCTGGTCTGCCGGCTCTGCTGCATTGCCAGCGGAGAAGGTGCCGCTCGTGACTGCTCTGCACCGACTGCTCCGGGCGACCGCCGCGCGCGAGGGCAACTTCGGCTGCTTCGGCATGCACGAGTGGGCGATGGTGCACCGCTCCGATACGCACGGGACCCGGCACCCCGTCCATCTCCGGCTCGGGCAGGCGGCGACCGACGTGGTCGTCGAGTCACATCGGCTGCAGTGCTCGCACTTCGACGCCTACCGCTTCTTCACGCCCTCTGCTGCCCCGCTCAACACGCTCTCGCCGGCATCCGGCGATCGCGAGGAGTTCGAGCAGCCCGCCTGCCTCCACGGCAACATGGACCTCTACAAGCACGCCTTCCGTCTCGCCGGTCTCATCCCTTCCTCCCTGATTGCGGATGCCTTCGAGCTCGCGTGGGACATCAGGATCCTCGACATGCGCGCCGCTCCGTACGACATGGGCGGCTGGACCCTCGATCCCTATGGCATCGAGTGGACGCCCGTCCGCGTCGAGACCGCCGACGGCAAGGCCGAGTACGCCGACGCCCAACGCACCTTCGCCGACCGCGCCGCCCCGATCCGTGCCGCATTGATCGCCGAGTGCGAGCGCCTGCTCGGAGTGCGTCCGAGCGCGTGA
- a CDS encoding HNH endonuclease signature motif containing protein has translation MVVQYVEPTHPIVGAAHTVRKALTEVADVNPLFMSPTAQAEALRELVAAECQLVELRARVMAAAPKIADQSGKNDTAAWLAHETHIGPREAKAQKRLAEALDAWPAVAAGMRAGVVNREQAEIITRALNALPEDTAAELIPRAEAHLVDEASRWNPNQLRVLARQVLDVIDPDGTEAREAKKLAAEERSAFQKTRLNFAKKHDGTTKITIVVPDLTATRLAHLLHAFTSPRHDPADKQALADAAGDEAGERVWWKLPNNKKLGHAFCELLENIDPNSMPQHGTTGTELIVTIPLADLRRDLAAATVLGPNGVERITANEARRLACEAGIIPAVLGGQGHVLDLGRTSRLATKAQKKALILIRATCSEEGCDVPAAMTEVHHLNAWSQGGKTDLKDLVLLCKPGHRRIHSPDYTNERLPDGTIRFYRRT, from the coding sequence ATGGTCGTGCAGTACGTCGAACCGACCCACCCGATCGTGGGTGCCGCGCACACCGTCCGTAAGGCCCTGACCGAGGTCGCGGACGTCAACCCGCTCTTCATGTCCCCCACCGCACAGGCTGAAGCGTTGCGTGAACTGGTCGCGGCCGAGTGCCAGCTCGTCGAGCTCCGCGCCCGGGTCATGGCCGCAGCACCCAAGATCGCCGACCAGTCCGGCAAGAACGACACCGCCGCCTGGCTCGCCCACGAGACGCATATCGGCCCGCGCGAGGCGAAGGCCCAGAAGCGCCTCGCAGAAGCCCTCGACGCCTGGCCGGCCGTCGCAGCCGGGATGCGCGCCGGTGTCGTCAACCGCGAGCAGGCCGAGATCATCACCCGCGCCCTGAACGCCCTACCTGAGGACACTGCGGCCGAGTTGATCCCCCGCGCCGAGGCGCACCTCGTCGACGAAGCGTCGCGGTGGAACCCCAACCAGCTGAGGGTGTTGGCCCGTCAGGTGTTGGACGTGATCGACCCCGACGGGACCGAGGCCCGCGAAGCCAAGAAGCTCGCCGCGGAGGAGCGCAGCGCATTCCAGAAGACACGGCTCAACTTCGCGAAGAAGCACGACGGCACCACCAAGATCACCATCGTCGTCCCCGACCTCACCGCCACCCGCCTCGCCCACCTCCTCCACGCCTTCACCAGCCCCCGGCACGACCCCGCCGACAAGCAGGCACTCGCGGACGCGGCCGGCGATGAGGCGGGTGAGAGGGTGTGGTGGAAGCTGCCGAACAACAAGAAGCTCGGCCACGCGTTCTGCGAGCTGCTGGAGAACATCGACCCGAACTCGATGCCGCAACACGGCACCACCGGCACCGAACTCATCGTCACCATCCCCTTGGCCGACCTGCGTCGCGACCTTGCCGCCGCCACTGTCCTCGGCCCGAACGGCGTCGAGCGGATCACCGCAAACGAAGCACGCCGCCTGGCCTGTGAGGCGGGGATCATCCCCGCCGTCCTCGGTGGTCAGGGCCACGTGCTGGACCTCGGCCGCACCTCACGGCTGGCCACCAAGGCTCAGAAGAAGGCGCTCATACTGATCCGGGCCACCTGCAGCGAAGAAGGCTGCGACGTGCCGGCCGCCATGACCGAGGTCCACCACCTCAACGCCTGGTCCCAAGGCGGGAAGACCGACCTCAAGGACCTGGTCCTGCTCTGCAAACCCGGCCACCGCAGGATCCACTCACCCGACTACACGAACGAGCGCCTCCCCGACGGCACCATTCGCTTCTACCGCAGGACGTGA
- a CDS encoding alpha/beta fold hydrolase, with product MSAVSRNNVTVHGDASGQPMVFVHGFGCDQTMWRHVAPAFMDDYRVVLFDHVGCGGSDDSAYDPDKYGTLDGYAADIVEILEELDLRDVILVGHSVAAMMGVLAERRASERFAHLVLVGPSPRYIDDAGYRGGFSEADIDELLESLESNYLGWSTAMAPAIVGNPERPELGQELTASFCRVDPAIARRFARATFLSDNRDDLPEVRTPTLVLQCREDVIAPIEVGSYVADAIPDSRLVVLDATGHCPNLSAPTETITAISSYLAASR from the coding sequence ATGAGCGCCGTCAGCCGGAACAACGTCACCGTGCACGGTGACGCGTCGGGGCAGCCGATGGTGTTCGTGCACGGGTTCGGTTGTGACCAGACGATGTGGCGCCACGTCGCGCCGGCGTTCATGGACGACTACCGGGTCGTGCTCTTCGACCACGTCGGCTGTGGCGGGTCGGACGACTCGGCGTACGACCCCGACAAGTACGGGACGCTGGACGGCTACGCCGCCGACATCGTGGAGATCCTCGAGGAGCTCGACCTGCGTGACGTGATCCTCGTCGGGCATTCGGTGGCCGCCATGATGGGCGTTCTCGCTGAGCGCAGGGCGTCCGAGCGGTTCGCACACCTCGTGCTCGTCGGTCCATCGCCTCGATACATCGACGACGCCGGCTACCGCGGCGGTTTCAGCGAGGCCGACATCGATGAACTCCTCGAATCGCTCGAGAGCAACTATCTCGGCTGGTCGACGGCGATGGCGCCCGCGATCGTCGGCAACCCCGAACGGCCCGAGCTGGGCCAGGAGCTCACCGCGAGCTTCTGCCGTGTCGACCCGGCGATCGCCCGCCGGTTCGCCCGTGCGACCTTCCTCTCCGACAACCGTGACGATCTCCCTGAGGTGAGGACGCCGACGCTCGTGCTGCAGTGCCGCGAGGATGTGATCGCGCCGATCGAGGTCGGCAGCTATGTGGCCGACGCCATCCCCGACAGTCGGCTCGTGGTCCTCGACGCGACCGGTCACTGCCCGAATCTCAGTGCGCCGACCGAGACGATCACGGCGATCTCCTCCTATCTCGCCGCCTCGAGGTAG
- a CDS encoding PP2C family protein-serine/threonine phosphatase, translating to MSKERAVDAFEEALREDDPALLYERAPCGYVSTTPDGRILKTNETFQTWTGYSAEELMARSFVDLLSVGGRIYHETHYRPMLRLQGAVREIAVDVVRHDGSRLPVLLNARLDHHPDGTPQVIRIALFDATERRAYEQELVRARQRAEASEEQAHLLAHALQKTFIPPSAPVVPGLDIAGSYRSAGDGTVVGGDFYDIFPLDADEWIVVLGDVGGKGPAAAVVTAFVRDTVRVLTMSESSPAQVLGQLNRLLYRHGSDGRFCTCVLVRLSRVGGHWHVVTSVAGHPAPVLVRDGAAAVFAPYAGILLGVLETADYTEHELRLSPGDGMVLYTDGITEARAGEDLFGEQPLLASVTRLTADPTTTMAAVASSLVAEALEFQSGTAADDIAAIGLRVPLPRR from the coding sequence ATGTCCAAGGAGCGTGCCGTCGACGCGTTCGAGGAGGCACTTCGCGAGGATGACCCGGCTCTCCTCTACGAGCGGGCGCCGTGCGGATACGTCTCCACCACGCCGGACGGTCGGATCCTCAAGACGAATGAGACCTTCCAGACGTGGACCGGCTACTCGGCCGAGGAGTTGATGGCCCGGTCGTTCGTCGACCTGCTGTCGGTCGGAGGTCGGATCTACCACGAGACCCACTACCGGCCGATGCTGCGCCTGCAGGGCGCCGTACGGGAGATCGCCGTCGACGTCGTACGCCACGACGGCAGCCGGCTGCCCGTCCTGCTCAACGCGCGCCTGGACCATCACCCTGACGGCACGCCGCAGGTGATCCGGATCGCCCTCTTCGACGCGACCGAACGCCGTGCCTACGAGCAGGAGCTGGTGCGTGCCAGGCAGCGGGCGGAGGCCTCCGAGGAGCAGGCGCATCTGCTCGCCCACGCGTTGCAGAAGACCTTCATCCCGCCGTCGGCGCCGGTCGTGCCGGGACTCGATATCGCCGGCAGCTACCGGTCCGCGGGCGACGGCACGGTCGTGGGCGGCGACTTCTACGACATCTTCCCGCTCGACGCCGACGAGTGGATCGTCGTGCTCGGTGACGTGGGCGGCAAGGGCCCGGCGGCGGCCGTGGTCACGGCCTTCGTGCGCGACACGGTGCGTGTACTCACCATGTCCGAGAGTTCGCCGGCGCAGGTGCTCGGCCAGCTCAACCGGCTGCTGTACCGGCATGGCAGCGACGGCCGGTTCTGCACCTGCGTCCTCGTCCGCCTCTCACGGGTGGGCGGGCACTGGCACGTCGTGACCAGCGTCGCCGGACACCCCGCACCGGTCCTCGTGCGCGACGGTGCTGCCGCGGTCTTCGCGCCGTACGCCGGCATCCTCCTCGGTGTTCTCGAGACGGCCGACTACACCGAGCATGAGCTGAGGTTGTCCCCCGGCGACGGCATGGTGCTCTACACCGACGGCATCACCGAGGCGCGCGCGGGGGAGGATCTCTTCGGCGAGCAGCCGCTGCTCGCCTCCGTCACGCGGCTCACTGCGGACCCGACGACCACGATGGCGGCGGTGGCTTCGTCGCTCGTCGCCGAGGCGCTCGAGTTCCAGTCAGGCACGGCCGCCGACGACATCGCCGCGATCGGACTGCGCGTGCCGCTCCCGCGGCGCTGA
- a CDS encoding TetR/AcrR family transcriptional regulator C-terminal domain-containing protein: protein MRYRRSDVIDRALLLLDAVGLPELSMRRLGADLGVQPSALYHHVPNKQTLLALMADELLARATWPEVAAWEEQVASICWTLDEVLLSWRDGAELAATAWSFGLGAQAPYDLLLTTLEEGGFGKLGPTAARTLLHYVYGHAVDEQTHRQAAAAGAIDAGQREDDFGTGLAMIIAGIQVVHAARS, encoded by the coding sequence GTGCGCTACCGACGCAGCGACGTGATCGACCGAGCCCTCCTGCTTCTGGACGCCGTGGGGCTGCCCGAACTCTCGATGCGGCGACTCGGCGCAGACCTCGGCGTGCAGCCCTCGGCGCTCTATCACCACGTGCCCAACAAGCAGACGCTGTTGGCGTTGATGGCTGACGAGCTGTTGGCCCGAGCGACCTGGCCTGAGGTGGCGGCGTGGGAGGAACAGGTGGCCTCGATCTGCTGGACGTTGGACGAGGTGCTGCTCTCGTGGCGCGACGGCGCCGAGCTCGCGGCGACGGCCTGGTCCTTCGGACTGGGCGCACAGGCGCCGTACGACCTCCTGCTGACGACGCTGGAGGAGGGCGGCTTCGGCAAGCTGGGGCCGACCGCGGCGCGCACGCTGCTGCACTACGTCTACGGCCACGCGGTCGACGAGCAGACGCACCGGCAGGCGGCCGCGGCGGGCGCGATCGACGCCGGTCAGCGTGAGGACGACTTCGGGACAGGGCTGGCGATGATCATCGCCGGTATCCAGGTGGTTCACGCCGCGCGGAGCTGA
- a CDS encoding biotin transporter BioY — MTMTTDPTADSTGPEAAVSERPRLLTTTDLALVAAFAALTAVASYTAAIPVGGAGVPLTLQTAAVLLTGAVLGPVRGFLAIGLYLLLGLIGLPVFAEHSSGAAVFTGPTAGYLYTFPVAALVVGFLVKYVVAGRRTQALWIFLACLVATVVNHLGGVVGLQSVLGLGWHKSFSVDGAYWLGDIVKGAIVAIVAAEVHRAFPHLLARSQKA, encoded by the coding sequence ATGACGATGACGACCGACCCCACCGCCGACAGCACCGGGCCCGAGGCCGCTGTCTCCGAGCGGCCCCGTCTGCTCACCACCACCGACCTGGCACTCGTCGCCGCCTTCGCCGCGCTCACCGCGGTCGCCTCCTACACCGCGGCCATCCCGGTCGGCGGGGCCGGCGTGCCGCTCACGCTCCAGACCGCCGCCGTCCTCCTCACCGGAGCGGTGCTCGGCCCGGTCCGTGGCTTCCTCGCCATCGGCCTCTACCTTCTGCTCGGCCTCATCGGGCTGCCCGTCTTCGCCGAGCACTCCTCGGGCGCCGCCGTCTTCACCGGTCCCACCGCCGGTTACCTCTACACGTTCCCGGTGGCCGCCCTCGTGGTCGGCTTCCTCGTGAAGTACGTCGTCGCCGGCCGTCGTACGCAGGCCCTGTGGATCTTCCTCGCCTGCCTGGTCGCCACCGTCGTCAACCACCTCGGCGGCGTGGTCGGCCTGCAGTCGGTGCTGGGCCTGGGCTGGCACAAGTCCTTCTCGGTCGACGGCGCCTACTGGCTGGGCGACATCGTGAAGGGCGCGATCGTCGCGATCGTCGCGGCCGAGGTGCACCGTGCCTTCCCGCACCTGCTCGCCCGCTCGCAGAAGGCTTGA
- a CDS encoding energy-coupling factor ABC transporter ATP-binding protein: MASIDFRAAAVVVPDHAGQGGDDRVLLSPTTLSLTEQRIAIIGSNGSGKSTLARLINGLVTPTSGSVTVDGLDVLRQGRRVRQQVGFCFTDPSAQMVMPTCVEDVELSLRQTIRDRSSRRQAALEVLERFGLREQADQSVHTLSGGQRQMLALAGVLASGPAILIADEPTTLLDLRNSRTVGETLLALEQQLVLVTHDLELAARCDRALLVEDGRVTFDGDAAEAVATYVSSVARP, translated from the coding sequence ATGGCCTCCATCGACTTCCGTGCTGCCGCGGTCGTCGTCCCCGACCACGCCGGTCAGGGGGGCGACGACCGCGTGCTGCTCTCCCCCACCACCCTCTCGCTGACCGAGCAGCGGATCGCGATCATCGGGTCCAACGGATCGGGCAAGTCGACGCTGGCACGGCTGATCAACGGTCTCGTCACCCCGACCAGCGGGAGCGTCACCGTCGACGGCCTCGACGTCCTCCGCCAAGGCCGCAGGGTCAGGCAGCAAGTCGGCTTCTGCTTCACCGATCCCTCGGCGCAGATGGTGATGCCGACCTGCGTCGAGGACGTCGAGCTGTCGCTGCGGCAGACGATCCGCGACAGGAGCTCGCGACGTCAGGCCGCACTCGAGGTGCTCGAGCGGTTCGGCTTGCGGGAGCAGGCCGACCAGAGCGTGCACACCCTCTCCGGTGGGCAGCGACAGATGCTCGCCCTCGCCGGGGTGCTGGCCTCCGGGCCGGCGATTCTCATCGCCGACGAGCCCACCACCCTGCTCGACCTGCGCAACAGCCGGACGGTCGGAGAGACCCTGCTCGCCCTCGAGCAGCAGCTGGTCCTGGTCACCCACGACCTCGAGCTCGCCGCGCGGTGTGACCGCGCCCTGCTGGTCGAGGACGGCCGGGTGACCTTCGACGGTGACGCCGCCGAAGCCGTGGCCACCTACGTCTCCTCGGTCGCGCGACCATGA